DNA from Sulfodiicoccus acidiphilus:
TCCTTAAGTTCTCTAACGGACATCAACTTCACTCACCAAAGGTCTTAGGCCCTACTATGTAACCTTCTCTGGTACGTTTGGCGTTAGAGAGGGCTAGGTTGACGGGGAGCGGATCTTCCGGCTCGTCCTTCCTCATCTTTCCGCCACTCACAGGATGAAAGGTGGGCTCCACTTCACTGAGATCAAGTTGATCTAGTTTTGAAAAGAAAGCTAATATTTTTTCTAGATCTTCCTTTATTTCTTCTCTCTCCTCGCCCTTCAGCTCGATTAGGGAGAGGGACTCTAACCTCTTCACTAGCTCCTCGTCAACCTCGATTTTCATGGTAGAAACCCCGTTCGCCTGAGTAATATATATGTCTGCTTCTAAGCCTTCTAAGAGGTTAAGATGAATTCAAGGAAGTCCTCAAGCTCACCATTAGCCAAATGATAGGACTCAACCGAATTAAGGAGCTCCACTGCATACTCCTCGTCCAATACTTGATAAATATACTTCACCTTTCCCTCATTATCCTTGAATAGTGCCAAAAACTTTAGCCGTGCGTTGCTTGTAGAGGAAGGTATTGAAAGATAGAAGTCGTAAATCTCCTCAGTAAATGGATTAAGGTAAAGGATCAATCCTATCCCCATCTTACTTTCAAGCACGAGAAAGTTCTTACCCAGCTCCTTCGCTTCAGCAGTCCCTAAAAGCATTGCTCTTCTTCCTACTTCGTCGAGTTTACTGAGATACTCCTTCAGTTTCACAGTCTAAAAATACTCTGAGGTTGTAATAAGTGATAAGCAGAGGAACATAATTAAAGCCAGAGTGTATTAATCGTGCGTTGCCAAGGAGAAAGAAAGAACCAGAGGAGGTTCAGAAGAAGACCAGAAAGAGACCGGAAAAGAAACTCGACGTAGAGGAGTTACTCGAAGAGTACTTAGATGAGGTGGTGGATGGGCTTAGGTTGTCTAACTTGGGCCTTCCTCGGGACATGTACTATGAGATATTGAGAGAGCCTTTCTTCGGCGCGGTGGGTGAAGTCAAAACTAAGCCAAAGGCTAGAACCATAATAAACAGGTTGAACAATGTTAAACGAGATCTGTTCGATTACATAGCAGTGAGAATCACAAGAGAACTAGATCACTTAAATAAGGAGCAACTCGACTTCGCTGCACAGTACGTCAACAGGGGAATAGTAGAAGTAGCTTCGAAGTTATATCGAGAAGCAATAAGGCTAAACGCCACAGAGAATTTAGAGTTCCTCAGGTCGACCTGGAGGTTGAATGGGATCAATTCGCCAGTGAGCTGTCCCAAGTGCGGTTTCAACTCCGTCATGCCCGACGGGATATGTATGGTCTGCGGAAAGGAAGTAAGTGAATCAGAAATAAAGAGACAATTAAACATAATAAGTAAGTTAAGGGAACTAAAAATTGAAGATCCAGAGGCCTATAGGGAAATAGTTTCATCCAACTACTTCTATTACGTTGACAATAGGATAATTCCCCCCAGCAGAGTTAAACACGAAGAGGGGCGTTTGAGGTTTGAGATCGTGCTAACTAAGCGTGATAGAGAGGAGCTTGAAGGGCTAAGTTCCTAAACTTCCTTCAATGTAACTGAAAGAAGTCTAGCGTTGTTGGCGACGAATTAGTTCCTTAAGTATCAACATAAGGTAAAAATTCAACAACACAACCGTATCGATCTTGAACCATGTAAGATAATACCTTGCTGTACGAAGTGCTTTCCTTCAAGCTTAAGCGGACCCGCCGGGATTCGAACCCGGGACCATCGGCTCCGGAGGCCGACACTCTGTCCTGGCTGAGCTACGGGTCCGCTAGCGGCATTCTTAGACCTTGGATAAAGGCTTTATTCTTAAGGCTGATAATCCGTTCCTCAGAACAGTCTCAACTCCACGCACGAGCCATAACTTCAACGCTCTCTTACCTGGGATAGGATCCTGCAAGATCCTTTCGGTGTCGTAGAGTCTGTTGAATACGTCAGCTAACTTGTTCAAGTAGGTGGTCATCACTTCTGGCCTCATGTCGTCGGCCGTTGAAATGAAGATGTCGGGAAACTTGGAGATGAGGATCAGTAACCTTCTTTTATCATTTTTCAGATCCGAAAAGTCAACTTCCTCCAAAGAGGGGAACGATTCTACCTTGGAAAGAACACTACTTGCTCTAGCGTAAGTGTACTGCAGGTAAGGCCCACTGTTTTGGTTGAAATCTATGGCTCTCTGAACACTGAAGGAGATTGGTTTGTTCGGCGCCACAGCAATTATGGCGAACCTCACTGCACCTCTGACTAAATCCTCCACTCCCTCTCCACCTCCCCTCTCCTTAACCCGGTTGGATACTGCAGCTCGCACCTGCTCTATAACTTCGTCGACAGAGAAATACCTCCCTCTCCTTCCACTCATTTTCATACCCTCAACATTCACCATGGAATACGAAAAGTGAAGTAGGTTGACGGCCTCACTCTTGAATCCCATAAGATAAAGGGCGGCTCTTAGCTGAATCTGAGGGGTTGTCTGCTCCTCAGCAATAACATTTATCACCGTGTGGGCATTGAAGTCTCTATACTTGAGTAGTGTATATGCTAGGTCCCTTGTGGGATAGAGAGTAGTCCCGTCTGCTCTAACTAATATGAGGGGTGGAACGTTAAGACCCTTCGGAATTCTGAGAAACTTACGCTCATCTTCAGTTAACAGATCAAACGTGATAGCCGTAGCTCCTTTGTGCACTGTGACTACTTTCTTCTCCCTAGCCATCTGGATTATTTTCGACACTGACCCGTCCCAAATGAGGTCGCTTTCGTAATCAAATGAATCAAAGTGTATGTCTAATGAACTAAGCGTCTGGCTTATACCTTCAAGGGCGGCATTTGCCACTCTCCTAACGAGCTCCTTTGTAGGCTCTTTTCCCCACTCATAACTGAGCATGAGTTCTTGAACCGATCTATCGGGTTCTGGGTCTTTTCCTATTTCTTCAGCAAGTCTATCAAATAAACTTGAATCCCTTTCTCTAAGGCCTTCGGCCACGGAGACTAGGTCGTCGAGCTCTCTCACTTTAGCTGAGTACTCCTCTGGCTTATCTTTAAGGGTCTCTAACTGTCTCTTTAGTTTGTTCACTTCTATAATCACGTTAGTGCAAGCGTAGACCAGCCCTAACCACACATCCTTCTTAGCGTTTGATGGTGGAGAAGGCCATCCCAGCTTGGCCATACCATAGGCCAAAGTAGCGCTCTGTCTACCAGCATCGTTTACGTAAAAGCGAACATTTACCGCATGTCCTCTCAACTTCAGCAGGTTGGCTATAGTGTCTCCAAGCACTGCATTTCTCAAGTGCCCTATGTGAAGGGGATGCACCGGATTAGCGCTAGTATGTTCCACGACGACCCTCTTAGGGGAATCCGTTTTCTCTAGGCCATAGTTTGGACCAAGGAAAGAGAAGGTTAGTTTGAACAACTCCTTCTCGTTCACGAATGCATTGAGGTAGATCCCTACTACCTGAGTAGACCTTATCAGTTTACCCTCGAACTTCAGCTCGTTATATCTGTCGCGTGGAGCGATTTCCCGAAGAGGAACTGCGACGTCGCCCAAGTCCTCGCTAGGAGGGGTCTCGATCCTTTTCTCTATTTTCTCCGCGTCAGTGTTGATTCGAGAAGCTAGCTCTCTCGCGAACTCCTTTCTGACCTCAGCGAAGGGATTCACGGGCCCACCATCAGCCCCTCCACTTTTAAACTAAATGACTTGAAGGGGAAGAACATGTCGGGAAAGAAAGTAGAATTGTTAGTAGTTGAGGACTATAGTGGTAACTCTTCCCAGCTAGAAGCCGAACTTCTTCGATTGATCGTGGAAGCTGGAGGAGCAGAGGTTTCGGTGGTGAAGTTACACGTTCCCATATGGATACAGGAGAAGAACGACGTAGTGGGAGTTCACGTAGTGGAGAGGCCGACTGTTGCAGAAGCATAAACCATGTCCTTACTATAGGGGAGGCTACTGTGTGTCCCCCATGTTAGGTACACCTAGCGATCTAGTCACCTCGGCAGACAGATGTAACAACAACTACACGGCCTGTAGGTTTTTTACTCAGAAGGTAGTAGAGGGTCTAGAACTTCACATGAACCAATCTGAGGAGGTGAAGTTTTACTCTGGTGTTAACATTATAGTGCCTGGCATAACTAGCGAATGCTCCTTCTTCGTGAAAGCTAGGTCAGAGAGAGGTACAGTAGCTCATTGCAAGATTATGGAGAGAGTTATTACGGCCACTCAAGCTCAACTATGCAGCACGAGTTGGCAGACTTGCCCACTAAGGACTTATTTCAATCAGTTCCAAGCTTAGCATATTTCCCCTCAGGCAGGAGAGTAATCAGATTTCTCTCAGTGAGGTCTGCCAATGCTTTCCTTATTTTATCCTCACTTGCTATTCCAGACAAGATCGTGTGGAGCTCCTTAAGGTTCATAGGCTTGTCCGACAACAGTCCCAATAGAATTTCCTTTAGTTCCTCCTCGTTCGGTGCCGTCATTACCACAACGTCCCTATCGGTATAAACCACCTTCAGTTTCTCTTCCACGCCCTGCTCCCTGTCTTTTCTTTGTTTCTTGGGCATAACTCTCACTTCGCGTGAAGGATACGCAGTCACAACTTTTAAAGATTAACTGAAGGGTGTTGAATTTTTCAGTTCTAGGCCCCCTCTATGGGGCTTCCGCCGTTGGGACCTATCGCTTCTCACTTTCCCTCTACTCACGTTTATATAGGGGACGACGGTAAGATATGTTTTAGGCGTTGGCTTTGCCACAACCTGACTTCCTCCGACAGGTCGCCAGCCGGCTATTGGGCCCTACTGTAATGGACTCCAAGAGGTTGGATGAAGCAAGGAGATTACTCGCCAAGGCTGAGACCAAGTACAAGTTTTCTACGTACGGCGGAGACTATAGGAGGCTCTTGGATTACCTGCTGAGCCCAGATTTCACTGAGTTACTCTTAGTGTTAGGAGTTGACCTAGCGAAAAAGCTTTTGCAAGCCATAGCGGAGAATTATCAAGACCAAGACATAAAGGAGTGTGTAGATAAATTACTGAACGAAATAGACGGGTATGAGAGTCAATCCGAAGAGACCACGAGTAGGATGCTAACCTACTAGGGTGGGGGCGCACAGCGCAGACAAAATACAAGGTAAATATGGAAAAACTAGTTTTAATCAAACGAAGGAGTCTTAGGAGTAGACCCCTCCTCTCCCTCTCCTCCTTTCTCGCCCTTCTTCTCGGTCTTCAGAGCCGAGGCAGCTACCACGTCGTCTATCTTAAGTATGGCAGTAGCGGCCTCGGTGGCACTCTTTATCACTTGGGCCTTGACCCTCACTGGATCTATGACGTTGATTGACATCATGTCATCTATTAGCTTTCCTTGGACGGCATCGATTCCAGCGTTGACTAAGCCCTTTGCATGTCTGGCCCTTAGGTCCATCAGAGTCGCTATAGGTTCCATTCCACTCGTCTCTGCTAATATCATGGGGATCTCTTGCAGGGCATCAGCATAGGCCTCTATGGCCAACTGCTCCTTTCCTCCAACCTTTCTAGCGAAGTCCATGAGTCTCATGCTGAGCTCGGCTTCCATTGCTCCGCCGCCGGCTACTATCATAGGCTCCCTTAATATGTTCCTCAGGGAATGGAGACCGTCATTTATGCTCCTCTCAGCTTCATCTAGGGCCATGTCGGTTGATCCCCTTATCAATATATTGACGGACCTCGGGTTCTTGGCTCCTTCTATGAACACCATCTTGTCGTTACCTACCTTCCTCTCCTCCACGAGGTCAGCGTAGCCTAGGTCGTCTGGAGATGCGTTCTGTATACTGCTTATTATCCTCGCTCCAAGTGCCTTCTCCAGCTTCTCGATGTCGCTCCTCTTCACCCTCCTAACGGCCATTATGCCCTTCTTGGCCAGGAAGTGCTGGGCTACGTCGTCTATACCCTTCTGGCACACCACCACGTTCGCCCCTATTGCGGCCAGTTTGTCTACCATCTCCTTGAGGTACTTAGTCTCCTCGTCCAAGAAGGCCTTTATTTGCTCAGGAGAGGTAATGCTTATCTTGGTCGAGATCTCTGGTTTCTCGACCTCCAGTGCCATGTCGAGGACCGCTATCTTGGCCTTCTCAACTCTCCTGGGCATGCCAGCGTGTACAACCTCTTTATCGAGCACTAACCCGTTGACTAGCATTGAGTCCTCAATAGTTCCACCTTTCTTCTTGTCGATCTTAATGTTATCCAGACTTACGTTGTAGCCTCCGCTAGGTAGTGGTTCAGCGACCTTCACTACAGCGTCTATTATAAGGTCCATCAATCTATCGAAGGATTCACCACTTGCCACGAATTTGCTACTCATTGTTGTATACAATATTTTCTTCAAGCTCGACCTAGTGGACGGGGAGGTGAGGTCCTTCACATCGACCTTAGTGGCGACCTGGTAAAGGGCCTCCAACGCCCTCTCCTGGGCCCTCTTGTACCCCTCTATTATTATCGTGGGGTGGACGTTCTGGTCGAGGAGCCTCTCCGCCTTCTCCAGGAGGAGGCCGGCCAGCACCACCGCGCTGGTGGTGCCGTCCCCCACCTCCGAGTCCTGGGCCTTGGCCGCCTCCACCAGGAGCTTGGCCGCAGGGTGCTGTATCTCCATGTCCTTGACTATTGTGGCGCCGTCGTTGGTTATGGTGACGTCGCCGAAGCTGTCTATGAGCATCTTGTCCAGCCCTTGGGCCCCAGGCTGGACCTCAGTATCTCGGCCAAGGTGCGGGCCGCTATTATGTTGTTCCTGAGGGCGTCCCTGCCAGTGGACCTGGAGGTGCCTTCCTTGAATAGAACCACCGGAGCACCTGCAGCTGGCATCTTAAACCACCTTTTCGACTCCTCTTAAGAACCGCTTCTATATAAATCTAACTCACTTATAGGCGAGTGGAAATGAAGTGCTCTTATCGATAAAGTACAAAATAATATAGGTTAACTAAAGGGAGAACGCCTTCAAATCTCCTTAAGCATGACCTACTCAGATAACGTTCCTGAACCTTCATCTTTATAAACTACGTAGAGGTTCAGAGTGGTGATCCATGAGTCAAGAACAGCGAATACAGATCGACACGTTCACACTCCTGAACAAGGAACTAGAGAAACAGAGATATCACCTAATAGGTGGCCACAGCGCGTACAAAAAGTGTCACTGGACCCACGAGGCCCTCACGAGCGGAAGGTACTGCTACAAAGGAAAGTTCTACGGAATCGAGAGCCACAGGTGTGTTCAGATGACGACTTCCTCCCTATGGTGTTGGTTCAGATGTGTGCACTGTTGGAGATTAGAGCCAGAGGATGTAGGAATAGAGTGGGACGAGACGAAAATGCCGATGATGGACGACCCTGACTTCATTGCCGAGAAGAGTATCGAGGAACACAGGAGGTCGCTTTCAGGTTACTTCGGGAGGGAAGGAATAGACAGAAAGATGTTGAACGACGCAACTAAGCCCAAGCATGTTGCCATAAGTTTGACTGGAGAGCCTACCCTCTACGACAGGATAGGGGAACTAATTAGAGAATACCACAAGAGAGGAATGACCACATTTCTGGTTACTAGTGGAGTCAGACCAGACGTACTTGCTTCTCTTGATGAGGAACCGACCCAACTCTTCGTCTCCCTCCAAGCCCCAAACGAGAGAAAGCACAAACTCATAAATAGGTCAATAGTTGCCAACTCTTGGAATCTCTTTATGAAGACGCTGTCCATCTTACCTAGCTTCAGTTCTCCGACGGTTCTGAGACTCACGTTAATGAAGGGGATGAACATGGGGGAAGAGGATGTGAAGGATTTCGCTAAGCTAGTGGAGATAGCTCAACCGACGTACATAGAGGCTAAGGCCTACATGCATGTGGGCCCGTCTACCCTGAGGTTAACGAGAGATGCGATGCCCAGACACGATGAAGTGAGGCAGTTCTCGAGGAAGCTGGCCGAGTTGACGGGGTATAGAGTCCTCTCAGAACATCCGCCGAGCAGAATTGTACTGCTAAGTAGGCTAGAGCGGCCCTTTAAAATAGGGGAAGCATGGACTCCAGAGTGGAATTGGAAGACTCCAGAGAATAACGACGACATGAATGGAGAGTACAAGTCAGCAGAGAGCGGGTGCACGGAGGCTGAGTGAAATTGAAAAGACTTTGAGACTTCTTGCCTTCTAGCTCAGGTGATAAGCCTGGCCGTAAACGGTCAAGTGACACAACAACAAATAGCCAAGGCCATGGGTATATCACAGCAGACCGTCTCTAGGAAGTTAAGGGAGTTAGAGCTCGCGGGGTACATCCAGAGAACGATCGGACCAGACGGTGAGAGCATTAAACTCACAAAACAGGGTGAAAGCAAGCTAATGGAGTGTTTAAGGACAATAAGGGGGACAATGGTAGATAATAACGTGGTGAAGTTTAGGGGAAAGGTTGTATCTGGTCTTGGAGAGGGAAAGATCTTCCTAAGCATGCCTTATTATGTTGACTCTTTCAAAAGGTTACTAGGCTTTCAACCCTTCCCAGGGACGCTAAACGTAATGCTATATGATAAGGAGTTCCTTGAGGCTAGGTTAGAGCTAGAGAGTGTGAGAGGAGTAGAGATCCCAGAGCATAGAGAGGAGAATAGGGTGCTTGGAGCCGTTAAGGCCCTCCCTGCTTCGATCCTCGGAGTAACGCCGGCAGCCCTTGTGTTCCCCATACGTACGGTCCACCCGCGTAGCGTCATAGAAGTCATTTCACCATACCACCTTAGAGAAAAGTTGTCTCTCAAAGACGGGGACGAGGTAGAAATCGAAGTATTCACTTAGTATCACAATACTTGCTTACGATTTTACGTATAATAGACGTAGTGCTAGAGTTCTGCCACGCATTGACCCTCTCCTTCATCCTAACTATTCTAGGTGAAAGTCCGCGCCTTTCCAGTTCCATTGAGAGCGTCGCCTCATCAACGTGCTGATCTGGTCCTAAGAAGACCACATCAGGCCTAACCTTCTCGACACTCTTTAAGAGATCATTCTCATCGCCAAGAAAAGCGTCATAAACATACCTTATTGCCCTCACTACTTCTAACCTCTGTTGCTCATCGTTCACGGGATCCCTGCCCTTGGCCTTTTTAGAGTTGGAGTCTCTAGCCACAGCAACGTAAACTTTCCCGTACTTAGAGGCCTCTCTTAGGAAGGCAATATGACCTGGATGAATTATATCGAACGTGCCACCTACGAATACCTTACTTTCAGGCTCCTTTAAACTCTTAACCGCGTCGATCAACCCCTCGGCATAGGATGCACAGACTAAGGCAGTCTCGAGATCCCCAGTTTTCATGTAGTGTTCAGCGTCCTCTCTGTATTGCCTTGCTAAAGTGTAGAGTTTGTCGAATTTAGGATCGTGTGCTTCGCTTAACTCTCTGTCCAAGTTCGCTATGTACTTCTGTACTCTCTCTTGAAGCGAAGCCATTTCAGAGCGTCAACCTCCATGAAGTGCAACCTGCTAGGGAAAATAATAACATATGGCGGAGAACCTACATCCTCGTCGGCCTCATTCACGGAAATTACACTGACTTTCTCATCTGGACACCCTAGTCTCGACTCGACAACCACGTACTGAAACTGTCCTAACACGTCTCTACCTAACCGGCTTTGCTGCTCCCTAAGAACATCGAAAGCCTCACTGACCCGCATTGGTTTATCGTCTTTTATGTCAAGGAAAGTGAGGGTATGCAGCCCCTGCGAAAAGTTAGACTCTATGACCTTTATGGCGGTAACGTCCGCGATGCCCGTAGGGTAAGTTATTGTTACTGATCTTCCGAATTTATAAGAGGAGAGCATAGACTTCGACACCGCGTAACAGAACACCGAAATTCCAGGAACTATCTTAACTTCAATACCCCTACTCATTGCATCTACTGCCAAGGCTGCGTGGGTCGTCGCTATCATCGGATCCCCTATAGAGGCTATAGAGACCACATTTCCTAGCTCTGCTAACTTTAGCAACTGCTTCGCCTCGTCCTCTAATTGGCTCCGTTTAGCGACTATTACTTCCTTTGAGGTCAGCTTCGAAATCAGTTCTGCATTCAGATCGCAGGAGATCGATGTATAGCCGTCCAAGAAAATTACGTCTGAAGATCTTAGGGCATCTAGAGTGGCCTGCGTTAGGAAATTGCTGGATAGTCCCAGTCCCACAAGATAAAGTCTTCCAGGCATTAACATTACATCTCTTTTTAACCTAATATATGGTATAGTAATACCGTGCTACAGATCTTGCCCAACATTTACATTGAGTCCGACGTCCCGGCTGTCTATTACGCTGGCCTCGATGCCATAATTCTTTCTGACGTCCACATCGGCTTTGAAGAGGACATGCAGAGAAAGAAAGTCTATCTACCACGAGTGCAGAAGAAGCGTTTCTTGAAGATCTACAGAAGGGCACTCGAAGTCTTCAAGTCAAAGAGGTTAATAGTGGATGGCGACATGAAACATATTTTCGAGAAGATAGGTTCTCAAGAGAGAGAGGACCTGCTTGAGATTTTCTCGGCGCTTAAGGAAGATGGAATCGACGTCAAGGTGGTAAAGGGAAACCACGACAACTACATTACTGTGGTGACAGATAAGTTCGATAATGTAGAATTGGTTGACGAGTTAATTGATGGAGACATATTAATAACACATGGTCACAGACCATTTAAGCTGTCAGAGGGGAAGGTTGCAGTAGTTGGCCACGAACATCCTAGAATATCCCTGAGGGATAGGTTAGGGTTTAATAGGAAGCTACAGTGTTTCCTTGACGTTCCGCTAAGAGACGGGGGCAGGGTGTTGGTTCTCCCAGCGGTGGGAACGTACCAAGCGGGAAACGACGTTTCATTAATCCACAACAACTTCCTTTCACCTACTTTGAGGAATTCGGCCGTTCTCGAAGATGCCAGGCCGTATGTCATTATCGAGAACCAAGGGATTATGGAGTTCCCACCCATGGGTGCGTTGAAGGACATACTGTGACAAAGCGAAGCCGAGCCCCACCCCCAACGGTAGTGGGAAAGTTGGTCTCATCAAGTCTACGGTAATGAGAGGACCTTTAGACATTTAGGGTCAAAGTTCTGTTCCCCACTTCCCCACATTTCAGTCTAGTAATTCGTATGAGGAATCTTAGGCCTGAGCTAGTCCATTAAATTACAAAAATTGAAAGCTTTCCTCCCTCCGGGGGCGAGGATGATAATTTAAATATTTATTTTTACTTAATTTCTCTAACGGCTGGGAGGATTAATACGATCAGAACGACTGTTTCGATGAAGATCGCCCTCTCAGATTCCCTTCTAGCCTTAGTAACAACTATGTGAAAACCCTACGTTTCGTCATGTTCTAGTTTTAAGGAGAACGTAGAAAACCCAGAAGAGAAGGAAGTCTCAAGAAAAGTCCATCAGGAGTTATATGAGAAATTAAGGAGTGAATATAATCTGCCTTCAAAGGCTGCTGAGGATTGTTATAAAAATGTGTTGGTAATCTATAAAGGATGGTTTAATAATTCTAAAAGTGGTAGGTTTACCCGCGTATATAAGCAAATTGTCTGGCTAAAGCCGTTGTCAACAGTTTTCAATATACCGTAAAGTTTATATTATTTCATCATAAACTCTTATACAATGCTAAGACCTAAAGAAGTCTGCCAACGCTTAGGGATATCCTATGCGACACTTAGAGAATACGTTAAGAAGGGTTACATTAAACCAGTCTAGAGACTGGAAAGTGGAGGTTCAGAGAGGAGGACGTAGAGAAGTTGATGGGGATTGTAAGAAAGAGGAAGATCCTTTACGCCAGGATATCATCGAACACACGAAGAGACGACCTGGTAAACCAAGTGAAATATTTACAAGAGCAAGTAAAGGACTACGACCAAGTGATAACGGACGTAGGTTCCGGGTTAAACGCGAAGAGGAAGGGATTCCTAAAGCTGTTGAGGATGATACTGAACAACGAGGTGTCGAAAGTAGCTATTGCATACTCGGACAGACTTGTGAGGTTCGGTTTCGAAATAGTTGAGGAGGTCTGTAAAGCACGCAACTGCGAGCTCGTGGTGTTGAACAACGAGGACGAAACACCAGAACAGGAACTAATCGAGGACTTGATCTCTATACTAGTATCGTTCGGCGGGAAGCTATACGGAATGAGGAGTCATAAGTACGAGAAGGTGAAGGAGTGCGTCGAGGAAATTAAGGCTTAACTCGTTTCAGGAGGAGTACGTTTACCTAACGTACTCCATGAAGAACGATGAGAGGGAGGAGAGTGAAGTACTACTAGAGAACTACAGAGTCCTACTACAGAAAGCATTGGACTGGTTATGGGATAGGACTAAGGTTGAGAGGAAAGAAGTGAAGAATGGTGAGAAAGCCACGAAGGTCAAAGTAACCTTACTAAAGAAGAAGGAGGTGTACAAGACGTTGAGGGACGAGTTAGAGAGGATTAACGTACTAGCTTCCCACTACGTTGACGAGGCAATAAACGACGCTTATTCCGTGTTGAGGAGTTGGAGGAGGGCCGAGAAGGGAAAAGCGTTGAGGAAACCTAGACTGAAGGAGGTTTACGTTAGGGTGAAGTCGACGCTTAGGAAGGTTGATGGTGAGAGCGTAAGGATCACCGTGAGACCTTACGAATACGTGAACTTCTCTTGGTCTCGCACTTGGTTTTCACGAAGAGTTAAAGGGCTTGAACTAGGTGAGCCCGTGATAAAGGAGGACAAGGTGTATTTACCGTTT
Protein-coding regions in this window:
- a CDS encoding DUF120 domain-containing protein, producing MISLAVNGQVTQQQIAKAMGISQQTVSRKLRELELAGYIQRTIGPDGESIKLTKQGESKLMECLRTIRGTMVDNNVVKFRGKVVSGLGEGKIFLSMPYYVDSFKRLLGFQPFPGTLNVMLYDKEFLEARLELESVRGVEIPEHREENRVLGAVKALPASILGVTPAALVFPIRTVHPRSVIEVISPYHLREKLSLKDGDEVEIEVFT
- a CDS encoding DUF357 domain-containing protein, which encodes MASLQERVQKYIANLDRELSEAHDPKFDKLYTLARQYREDAEHYMKTGDLETALVCASYAEGLIDAVKSLKEPESKVFVGGTFDIIHPGHIAFLREASKYGKVYVAVARDSNSKKAKGRDPVNDEQQRLEVVRAIRYVYDAFLGDENDLLKSVEKVRPDVVFLGPDQHVDEATLSMELERRGLSPRIVRMKERVNAWQNSSTTSIIRKIVSKYCDTK
- a CDS encoding metallophosphoesterase gives rise to the protein MLQILPNIYIESDVPAVYYAGLDAIILSDVHIGFEEDMQRKKVYLPRVQKKRFLKIYRRALEVFKSKRLIVDGDMKHIFEKIGSQEREDLLEIFSALKEDGIDVKVVKGNHDNYITVVTDKFDNVELVDELIDGDILITHGHRPFKLSEGKVAVVGHEHPRISLRDRLGFNRKLQCFLDVPLRDGGRVLVLPAVGTYQAGNDVSLIHNNFLSPTLRNSAVLEDARPYVIIENQGIMEFPPMGALKDIL
- the twy1 gene encoding 4-demethylwyosine synthase TYW1, which encodes MSQEQRIQIDTFTLLNKELEKQRYHLIGGHSAYKKCHWTHEALTSGRYCYKGKFYGIESHRCVQMTTSSLWCWFRCVHCWRLEPEDVGIEWDETKMPMMDDPDFIAEKSIEEHRRSLSGYFGREGIDRKMLNDATKPKHVAISLTGEPTLYDRIGELIREYHKRGMTTFLVTSGVRPDVLASLDEEPTQLFVSLQAPNERKHKLINRSIVANSWNLFMKTLSILPSFSSPTVLRLTLMKGMNMGEEDVKDFAKLVEIAQPTYIEAKAYMHVGPSTLRLTRDAMPRHDEVRQFSRKLAELTGYRVLSEHPPSRIVLLSRLERPFKIGEAWTPEWNWKTPENNDDMNGEYKSAESGCTEAE
- the gatC gene encoding Asp-tRNA(Asn) amidotransferase subunit GatC; translation: MKIEVDEELVKRLESLSLIELKGEEREEIKEDLEKILAFFSKLDQLDLSEVEPTFHPVSGGKMRKDEPEDPLPVNLALSNAKRTREGYIVGPKTFGE
- the dph5 gene encoding diphthine synthase; this translates as MPGRLYLVGLGLSSNFLTQATLDALRSSDVIFLDGYTSISCDLNAELISKLTSKEVIVAKRSQLEDEAKQLLKLAELGNVVSIASIGDPMIATTHAALAVDAMSRGIEVKIVPGISVFCYAVSKSMLSSYKFGRSVTITYPTGIADVTAIKVIESNFSQGLHTLTFLDIKDDKPMRVSEAFDVLREQQSRLGRDVLGQFQYVVVESRLGCPDEKVSVISVNEADEDVGSPPYVIIFPSRLHFMEVDALKWLRFKREYRST
- a CDS encoding arginine--tRNA ligase, producing the protein MNPFAEVRKEFARELASRINTDAEKIEKRIETPPSEDLGDVAVPLREIAPRDRYNELKFEGKLIRSTQVVGIYLNAFVNEKELFKLTFSFLGPNYGLEKTDSPKRVVVEHTSANPVHPLHIGHLRNAVLGDTIANLLKLRGHAVNVRFYVNDAGRQSATLAYGMAKLGWPSPPSNAKKDVWLGLVYACTNVIIEVNKLKRQLETLKDKPEEYSAKVRELDDLVSVAEGLRERDSSLFDRLAEEIGKDPEPDRSVQELMLSYEWGKEPTKELVRRVANAALEGISQTLSSLDIHFDSFDYESDLIWDGSVSKIIQMAREKKVVTVHKGATAITFDLLTEDERKFLRIPKGLNVPPLILVRADGTTLYPTRDLAYTLLKYRDFNAHTVINVIAEEQTTPQIQLRAALYLMGFKSEAVNLLHFSYSMVNVEGMKMSGRRGRYFSVDEVIEQVRAAVSNRVKERGGGEGVEDLVRGAVRFAIIAVAPNKPISFSVQRAIDFNQNSGPYLQYTYARASSVLSKVESFPSLEEVDFSDLKNDKRRLLILISKFPDIFISTADDMRPEVMTTYLNKLADVFNRLYDTERILQDPIPGKRALKLWLVRGVETVLRNGLSALRIKPLSKV